From Pseudomonas arsenicoxydans:
GGCGCTTGAGCGTTTTGTTGGGCGGGCACTTCACCTTGGGTGGCTGGGCGCTGGTCGAGTTGCACGATATAGAGAAGGGCGTGGATCTCAGTCATTACGGCGGCCGAGACCGGCGAATCCCGTTGCTGCAGATTATCGACAAGGCACAGGCCCAGCGAATGCTGGACATGGGAGCATCGCCAGCCTACGGCGTAGATTTCCGCCGATTGTCCGCCAAAGGCAGGCCGACGTCTTATCGATACCCGTTCAGCCTGCAAACCCTGATGCGCTAAACCCCGGCCAGGTGCAACACCAGCTGCACGATGCCGTACAGCGCCAGTGCAAACACCGCCGTGAACAAAATCCCCAGAATCACGAAATGACTGGGCTTGCCATGGGTAAAGTCCCGGGCCCGATTCTTTCCGCTCTGCACCCCGAACGCCGCGGCCATGACGCTGTGCAGCATCTGCCAGAACGTTGGTGGCTTGTTGTCGACCGGGTCGTCCATAAATCCCTCGTCATGCCTGTGTGAGCTATAAGCATAGCCAATCCACGACAGGCACAACGCAAATGTGGGAGCGAGCCTGCTCGCGATGGCGGCCTGAACAGTCACAGTGATGTCGACTGTCATGGCCTCATCGCGAGCAGGCTCGCTCCCACATTGGATCTCTGTTGGCCACAGCGTCGTGGCCAATTCGAGCGGCTTAGTTGTCGTAACCCAGGTTCGGTGCCAGCCAGCGCTCGGTCACGCTCAATTCCTGGCCTTTGCGCGACGTGTAGCTCTGCACTTGATCCTTGTCGATCTTGCCCACGGCAAAGTACTGCGCCTGCGGGTGCGCGAAGTACCAGCCGCTGACCGCTGCTGCCGGGAACATCGCGTAGTGCTCGGTGAGGAACACGCCGCTGCGCCCGGCCTTCATTTCGCTGGCTTCAGGGTCGAGCAAGGTGAACAGGGTGCTCTTCTCGGTGTGATCAGGGCAGGCCGGGTAGCCCGGCGCCGGACGGATGCCGGTGTATTGCTCTTTGATCAGCGCCTCGTTGTCGAGCGTCTCGTCCTTGGCGTAGCCCCAGTACTCTTTACGCACTTGCTGGTGCAGCCACTCGGCGCAGGCCTCGGCCAAACGGTCGGCCAGGGCCTTGACCATGATCGAGTTGTAATCGTCGCCAGCGTCCTGGTAAGCCTTGGCCACTTCTTCGGCGCCGATCCCCGCGGTGGTGATGAAGCCGCCCACATAGTCGGTGACTTCGCTGTCCTTGGGCGCGACGAAGTCGGCCAGGGAGAAATTCGGCTTGCCGTCGGTCTTGATGATCTGCTGGCGCAAGTGGTGCAGTTTGGCAATCGGCTTGCCATCGTCGCCGTAGACTTCGATGTCGTCGTCGCGCACCTGGTTGGCCGGCCAGAAGCCGAACACCGCGCGGGCGCTGATGAGTTTTTCGTCGATCAGTTTGGCGAGCATTTCCTGGGCATCGGCGTACAACGCAGTGGCGGCTTCACCGACCACTTCGTCCTGAAGGATGCGCGGGAATTTGCCGGCCAGGTCCCAGGAAATAAAGAACGGCGTCCAGTCGATGTATTCGGCCAGAACCTTGAGGTCGATATTGTCCAGCACCTTCGAACCGGTGAAGGTCGGCTTGACCGGCGCGTAGGTGCTCCAGTCGAACTGCGGCTTCTTGGCGATGGCGGCCGGGTAGCTCAGGCGTTCGGTGCGGGCGCTGCGGTTGGCGGTACGCTCGCGAACGTCGATGTACTCAAGGCGGGTCTTCTCGACGAACGCCGGCTTCAACTCCTTGGACAGCAACTGCGTCGCCACGCCCACGGCGCGGGAGGCGTCCGTCACGTAGATCACTGCATCGTTGCTGTACTTGGGTTCAATCTTCACCGCCGTGTGAGCCTTGGAGGTGGTCGCGCCACCGATCATCAGCGGCAGGTGGAAGTCCTGGCGCTGCATCTCGCGGGCCACGTGGACCATTTCATCCAGCGAAGGCGTGATCAGGCCGGACAGGCCGATGATGTCGCACTTCTGCTCCTTGGCCACTTGCAGGATTTTCTCCGCCGGGACCATCACGCCAAGGTCGACGATGTCGTAGCCGTTGCAACCCAGCACCACGCCGACGATGTTCTTGCCGATGTCGTGCACGTCGCCTTTGACCGTCGCCATCAGGATCTTGCCCTTGGCTTCCGGTTTGTCGCCTTTTTCCAGTTCGATGAACGGGATCAAGTGGGCAACCGCCTGTTTCATCACGCGGGCGGATTTCACCACTTGCGGCAGGAACATTTTGCCGGCGCCGAACAGGTCGCCGACGATGTTCATGCCAGACATCAGCGGGCCTTCGATCACTTCGATCGGGCGCGCGAAGGACTGGCGGGATTCTTCGGTGTCTTCAACGATGTGCGTAGTGATGCCCTTGACCAGCGCATGTTCCAGACGCTTGTTGACCGGCCAGCCGCGCCATTCTTCGGTCTCGGCTTCCTTGACGCTGCCGTCGCCTTTGTACTTGTCGGCAATCGCGAGGAGGGCGTCGGTGCCGTTCGGGGTGCGGTTGAGCACCACGTCTTCGACGGCGTCACGCAGTTCGGCCGGGATCTGGTCGTAGATCTCCAACTGACCGGCGTTGACGATGCCCATGGTCAGGCCGTTGCGGATTGCATACAGCAGGAACACCGAGTGAATCGCCTCACGCACCGGGTTGTTGCCACGGAACGAGAACGACACG
This genomic window contains:
- the metH gene encoding methionine synthase: MSDRSVRLQALKHALKERILILDGGMGTMIQSYKLEEQDYRGKRFADWPSDVKGNNDLLVLTRPDVIGGIEKAYLDAGADILETNTFNATQISLADYGMQGLAYELNVEGARLARKVADAKTLETPDKPRFVAGVLGPTSRTCSLSPDVNNPGYRNVTFDELVENYTESTKGLIEGGADLILIETIFDTLNAKAAIFAVQGVFEELGVELPIMISGTITDASGRTLSGQTTEAFWNSVAHAKPISVGLNCALGASELRPYLEELSNKAGTHVSAHPNAGLPNEFGEYDELPSQTAKVIEEFAQSGFLNIVGGCCGTTPGHIEAIAKAVAGYAPRQIPEIPKACRLSGLEPFTIDRSSLFVNVGERTNITGSAKFARLIREDNYTEALEVALQQVEAGAQVIDINMDEGMLDSKKAMVTFLNLIAGEPDISRVPIMIDSSKWEVIEAGLKCIQGKGIVNSISMKEGVEQFIHHAKLCKRYGAAVVVMAFDEAGQADTEARKKEICKRSYDILVNEVGFPPEDIIFDPNIFAVATGIEEHNNYAVDFINACAYIRDELPYALTSGGVSNVSFSFRGNNPVREAIHSVFLLYAIRNGLTMGIVNAGQLEIYDQIPAELRDAVEDVVLNRTPNGTDALLAIADKYKGDGSVKEAETEEWRGWPVNKRLEHALVKGITTHIVEDTEESRQSFARPIEVIEGPLMSGMNIVGDLFGAGKMFLPQVVKSARVMKQAVAHLIPFIELEKGDKPEAKGKILMATVKGDVHDIGKNIVGVVLGCNGYDIVDLGVMVPAEKILQVAKEQKCDIIGLSGLITPSLDEMVHVAREMQRQDFHLPLMIGGATTSKAHTAVKIEPKYSNDAVIYVTDASRAVGVATQLLSKELKPAFVEKTRLEYIDVRERTANRSARTERLSYPAAIAKKPQFDWSTYAPVKPTFTGSKVLDNIDLKVLAEYIDWTPFFISWDLAGKFPRILQDEVVGEAATALYADAQEMLAKLIDEKLISARAVFGFWPANQVRDDDIEVYGDDGKPIAKLHHLRQQIIKTDGKPNFSLADFVAPKDSEVTDYVGGFITTAGIGAEEVAKAYQDAGDDYNSIMVKALADRLAEACAEWLHQQVRKEYWGYAKDETLDNEALIKEQYTGIRPAPGYPACPDHTEKSTLFTLLDPEASEMKAGRSGVFLTEHYAMFPAAAVSGWYFAHPQAQYFAVGKIDKDQVQSYTSRKGQELSVTERWLAPNLGYDN
- a CDS encoding DUF2970 domain-containing protein; the protein is MDDPVDNKPPTFWQMLHSVMAAAFGVQSGKNRARDFTHGKPSHFVILGILFTAVFALALYGIVQLVLHLAGV